Part of the Nocardioides perillae genome is shown below.
CCGGAGATGCTGGCCGAGGAGGCCTGAGCCCGTCTGGGCGAGCCCCGCGCGGGTTACCTGCACGTACGCCGGGACACCGGGGCGGCGCGCCCGCGCGCCCCCGGTAGGGTCAGCCACGTCCCGGCCCCGGGGCGCGTGTCCCGGGACCGACCACCCGACCACCCCGATCAGCAGGGAGCTCATCCGTGACGGTTCGCGTAGGCATCAACGGCTTCGGTCGCATCGGCCGCAACTTCTTTCGGGCGGTCCGCGCCTCGGGCGCCGACATCGAGATCGTGGGCGTCAACGACCTCACCGACAACGCGTCGCTGGCCCACCTGCTGAAGTTCGACTCCATCCTGGGCCGCCTCGACGCCGACGTCTCCGCGACCGAGGACAGCATCCTCGTCGGCGACCAGACCGTGCGCGCCTTCGCCGAGCGCGACCCCGCCGCCTTGAAGTGGGGCGACCTGGGCGTCGACGTGGTCGTCGAGTCGACCGGCTTCTTCACCGACGCCACCAAGGCCCGCGCCCACGTCGACGGCGGCGGCGCCAAGAAGGTCATCATCTCCGCGCCGGCGTCCAACGAGGACGTCACCGTGGTCATGGGGGTCAACCACGAGTCCTACGACCCGGCCGCGCACACGGTGATCTCCAACGCCTCGTGCACCACCAACTGCCTGGCCCCGATGGCCAAGGCGCTCCACGACGAGTTCGGCATCGTCAAGGGCCTCATGACCACGGTCCACGCCTACACCGCCGACCAGAACCTCCAGGACAACATCCACAAGGACCCGCGCCGCGCCCGCGCCGCCGCCCTCAACGTGGTGCCGACCTCCACCGGTGCGGCGAAGGCGATCGGCCTGGTCCTGCCCGAGCTCAAGGGCAAGCTCGACGGCTACGCCCTGCGCGTGCCGGTCCCGACCGGCTCGGCCACCGACCTCACCTTCGAGGCCGGCCGCGAGACCTCCGTCGAGGAGGTCAACGCCGCCGTGCAGAAGGCCGCCGACGGCCGCATCCTGCGCTACTCCACCGACCCGATCGTCTCCAGCGACATCGTCACCGACCCCGCGTCCTGCATCTTCGACGCGCCGCTGACCAAGGTCATCGGCAACCAGGTCAAGGTCGTCGGCTGGTACGACAACGAGTGGGGCTACTCCAACCGCCTGGCCGACCTCATCACCTACGTCGGCGAGACCCTCTGACCCATGGGTGACTTCGGCACGCTCGGCGACGTCGCCGGCAGGCGGGTGCTCGTCCGCTCCGACCTCAACGTCCCGCTGGACGGCAGCACCATCACCGACGACGGGCGCATCCGCGCCAGCGTGCCCACCCTCCGCGCCCTGGCGGAGGCCGGGGCGCGGGTGGTGGTCACCGCCCACCTGGGCCGGCCGAAGGGCGCGCCGGACCCGGCGTACTCCCTGGCGCCGGTCGCCGAGCGGCTCGGCGAGCTGTTGGGCCGGCCGGTCGCCTTCGCGAGCGACACGGTGGGCGAGAGCGCCCGGGCCACCGTGGGGGCGCTCGGCGACGGCGACGTCGCACTGCTCGAGAACGTCCGCTTCCACCCCGGCGAGACGAGCAAGGACGACGCCGAGCGCGGTGCCTTCGCCGACGAGCTCGCCGCGCTCGCCGACGCCTTCGTCTCCGACGGCTTCGGCGTCGTGCACCGCAAGCAGGCCTCCGTGTACGACGTGGCGCAGCGGCTGCCCCACGCCATGGGCGCGCTCGTGGCCGCGGAGGTCGACGTGCTGCAGCGGCTCACCGAGCGGCCCGAGCGGCCCTACGCCGTGGTGCTCGGCGGCTCGAAGGTCTCCGACAAGCTCGGCGTGATCGACCACCTGCTCGACCGGGCCGACACGCTGCTCATCGGCGGCGGCATGGTCTTCACCTTCCTCGCGGCCCAGGGCCACGAGGTGGGCGGGAGCCTGCTGGAGGAGGACCAGCTCGACACCTGCCGCGAGTACCTCCAGCGCGCCGAGGACACCGGCGTGCGGATCCTGCTGCCCGTCGACGTCGTGGTCGACACCGCGTTCCCCTCCGGTGACCGCGAGCCCGAGCCGCACGTCGTGCCCGCCGACCGCATCCCCGCCGACAGCATGGGGCTCGACATCGGGCCGCAGTCGGGCCTGGCCTTCGCCGCCGCCCTGGCAGGCGCACGCACCGTCTTCTGGAACGGCCCGATGGGGGTCTTCGAGGTCGACGCGTTCGCCGCCGGCACCCGCGCCGTCGCCGAGGCGCTGACCCGGGTCACCGCCGCCGGCGGCCTCTCCGTGGTCGGGGGCGGCGACTCCGCCGCCGCCGTCCGCACCCTCGGCTTCGCCGACGACGCCTTCGGGCACATCTCGACCGGTGGTGGCGCGAGCCTCGAGTACCTCGAGGGCGCGACCCTCCCCGGCCTCACCGTCTTGGAGGACTGACCCGTGGCCACGCTGCGCACCCCGCTCATGGCGGGCAACTGGAAGATGCACCTGAACCACCAGGAGGCGGTGGTCCTGGTGCAGAAGCTCGCCTGGACCCTGTCCGACAAGCGCCACGACTTCGCCAAGGTCGAGGTCGTGGTCGTGCCGCCCTTCACCGACCTGCGCTCGGTGCAGACCCTGGTCGAGGGCGACCGGCTCGCGGTGCGCTACGGCGCGCAGGACGTCTCGGCCCACGACTCCGGCGCGTGGACCGGCGAGGTGTCGGCGGGCATGCTCGCCAAGCTCGGCTGCTCCTACGTCGTGGTCGGCCACTCGGAGCGCCGCCAGCACCACCACGAGGACGACGCGCTGGTCAACGCGAAGGCCCGTCAGGCGCTCGGGGCCGGCATGACCCCGATCGTGTGCGTGGGCGAGGGTCTCGAGGTGCGCCAGGCGGGGGAGCAGGTCCCCTTCACCCTCGCCCAGGTCGACGGCTCGCTCGCCGGGCTCACGGCCGAGCAGGTCGCCGGGCTGGTCGTGGCCTACGAGCCGGTGTGGGCGATCGGCACCGGCGAGGTGGCCACCCCCGACGACGCGCAGGAGGTGTGCGCCGCGATCCGGGCCCGGGTGCGCGAGGTGCACGGCGACGCCGCGGCCGAGGGGCTGCGCGTGCTCTACGGCGGGTCGGTCAAGGCCGCCAACGTCGCCGGCATCATGGAGAAGCCCGACGTCGACGGGTGCCTGGTGGGCGGCGCGAGCCTGCAGGCCGAGGAGTTCGGCGGCATCTGCCGCTTCTACGACATGCCGGTCATCTGAGCGGTGCCGGTGACCCGCACCACCCGAGGCGTGACGTAGGCTCTGCGACCGTGACCTTGCTCTTCACCGTCCTCCTCGTGATCACCAGCGCGCTGCTGATCCTCCTCGTCCTGCTCCACAAGGGACGCGGTGGCGGCCTGTCCGACATGTTCGGTGGCGGCGTGTCTAGCTCGCTCGGCGGCTCCTCGGTGGCGGAGCGCAACCTCGACCGGCTCACGGTCGGCATCGGTCTGATCTGGTTCGCGTGCATCGTGGCGCTGGGCCTGCTCGTCGCCTACGACGTCTGACAAGGAGAGCTCTCGTGGCTGGTGGAGGTAACGCGATCCGGGGAAGCCGGGTCGGGGCTGGCCCGATGGGCGAGGCCGAGCGCGGTGAGGCCGCGCCGCGGCAGCTGGTGACCTACTTCTGCTCCCACGACCACCGCTCGGTCGTGGCCTTCAGCACCGAGGCGCAGGTGCCCGAGTCGTGGGACTGCCCCAAGTGCGGCCTGCCGGCCAGCCTGGACTGCGACAACCCGCCGCCGGCGCCGAAGATCGAGCCCTACAAGACCCACCTCGCCTACGTGAAGGAGCGCCGCTCCGACGCCGAGGCGGCGGAGATCCTCGACGAGGCGCTCAACCTCCTGCGCAGCCGGCGCAAGTCGGGCGACATCGTCTTCTGACGACCGCGCCCGACCACGTCGGGTCGCAGGGTCAGCGCTCGAAGGCGCCGCGGTCCAGCACGGCCACGCGGTCGCCGTCGCCGTCGCGCGGCAGCCTCCGCCCGTCGGCGTCGACCCGGTCCGTCGGCGAGCTCGCGCGGGCCGCGAGCAGGGCACCGGCCGAGTCGACCGCGGGGCTGCCGGCCGACAGGTGCAGGTCGCCGGTGGCCGGGGACGCGAAGCGGGGGTCGGCGACGAGGTCGCCCGGCAGCAGGGTGTGCTCGACGCCGCTGCCCCAGTAGAGGTTGTCGCGGCCGCCGAGCGGGCCGTCGGCCCACCCGATGCGGCCGGTGATGTCGAAGACGTTGGCCTCGAGCGCCAGCACGTCGGGGGCGCAACCGGGCGCGCACCAGAAGGCCTGGCTGCCCGCCCCGCTGTGCTTCGCGGTGTTGTGCGCGACGACGGTGCCCAGCACGCCGCCGTGCGTGGGGTCGGCGCCGCGCGTGATGACGAACTCCGCCAGCGGCACGCTGGTGCGGCTGACGTTGTAGCTCACGCGGGTGTCGCGGGTGCGGCTGTGGCCGAGCTCCAGGAAGGCCCGGTTGTCGACCGCGACGTTGTGGTGGATGCGGGTGCCCACCGCGCCGTAGACCTCGAGCGCAGCGCCGTCGGTGCCGTAGTCGGGCGAGTCCGCGAGGTGGCCCGAGATGTGGTTCCAGGCCACCTCGGCCTGGTCGCCGCGCACGAGGATGCCGTGGGCGCCGTAGTCGTCGTCGGAGCCGGTGGTGCCGGGCGCCATCCGGTCGTTGTCGCGCACCCAGTTGCGCAGCAGGCGGGCGCCGGTGGTCTCGGGCTCCACCTCGATCCCGGCGAAGCTGCCGGTCGCCTCGACGTTGTAGACCAGGGCGTGGTCGCCCGCGACCTGCACGGCCGACCAGGTGCAGCCGTCGACGTGGACCTGGTGGAGGACCTGGTGGTCGGCAGCGAGGCGCAGGCAGCCCTGCACCCGCGGCAGGGGGCCGCGGCCGTAGGACGAGACGGTGACGGGTGCGAGGGCGGTGCCCGCGTCGTCGACGCGGAGGTCACCGGTCCAGGCGCCGCCGCGGCGCAGCAGGAGCCGGTCGCCGGGGCGCAGGGCGAGCGCGGAGGCGGCTGCGAGCGAGCGCAACGGTGCCGCGGCGCTCGTGCCGGGGTTCGAGTCCGAGCCGGTGGGGGCGACGTAGTAGGTGCGTCCGGTCGCCGACGCCACGGCGGCGAGGGTGGGAGCCGGCGCGGTGGTGTTGACCACCGTGGCGGCGGCGCCGACCGCCGGTGCGGTCCCGGCGCTCGTCGGCGCCGCGGCGGGCGACGAGCCGGCGACGGCCAGGGCGGCCACCCCGGCGACCGCGGTCGTGCCCAGCGCGCGAGCCGCGCGGGCCCAGGCGCGCACAGGGCGCGCGAGCAGGGGGGTGGTGGGGCGTCCTGCCCGGTCGTCGACGCGCATCCTGCGGCTCCTCGGTCCGCGGCGGGCCGAGAGCCCCGCCGATCACGTCTGACGGTGTCGGCAGGTCTTGCGTCGTTCTTGAGGAATCCGGCAGGAATGGCCCGTTCGGGCCATGGAAGTCCGACCAATCAGGTGGCAGGGAGCCGGGAGGCGGCCTCCGTGTCGACGTACCACCGGCGCTCGGGCACCCCCGCCAGGCGCACGGCCGGGGTGACGTCGGCGGCACCCGGGTCGGTCGGGTCGGCCGCCAGGGTGTCGGCCACGGCCTGCGCCTTGCCCTCGCCGCTGACGAGGAACCACGCGCCCCGGGTGCGCGCGAGCGTCGGTGCGGTCATCGAGACCCGCTCCGGCGGCGGCTTCGGCGAGTCCGTCACCGGCACGGCGCCCTCGTCGTCGACGCGGACCTGGGCGAAGCCCGGGAAGAGCGAGGCGACGTGCGCGTCGGGGCCCAGGCCGAGCATCACCACCTCGAAGGCGTCCGGGCCGTCCGCGGAGCCGGGGCCGCGGGCGGCGAGCTCCTCGGCGTACGCCGCCGCGGCGGCCGCGACGTCGGCCACCGCGTCGACCGCGGGCACGGGGTGGACGCGGGCCGGGTCGAGCGGCAGGTGGTCGAGCACGGCCTCGCGCGCCTGGCGCTCGTTGCGCTCGCCGCTGGCCGCCTCGACGAACCGCTCGTCGCCCCACCACACCTCGACCCGGGACCAGTCGACCGCCGAGGCAGGCCCGAGCCGCGCGAGCTCGCGGTGCACCGCGTCGGCGATCGTCCCGCCGGTCAGCACGACGTGCGGCAGGTCGCCGCGGCCCTGGGCCGCGGCGAGCCGCACGAGCAGGTCGGTCGCGACGGTGGTCGCGAGCGTCTCGGCGTCGGGCAGCACCCGCAGGTGGGCACTGGCGTCACCCGGGTCGGCGCCCGGCAGGTGGCTCACCGGCTCACACCCCGCCGAGGAGCGTGCGCACCGCCTCGAGGCCCGCGGCGCTCTCGGCGTGCAGCCGCAGCACCGGACGCCCGTGCTCGGCCAGCACCCGCCCGTCTCCCACTGCCTGGGCCGTGAGGAACTCGTGGAAGGTGAAGGGCCGGTCGGGCACCGCGAGGTCGGCGACGGGCTGCCCTGTGACCTGGAGGAACACCCCGGTCGCCGGACCGCCCTTGTGGTACTGCCCGGTGGAGTGCAGGAACCGCGGTCCCCAGCCGAACGTGACCGGTCGGCCGGTGCGCTCGGCGAGGGCCGGGCGCACCACCGCGAGCGCGGCGTCGCGCAGGCGGTGCAGGTAGGCCTGGACGGCGAGGTAGCCGCGCTCGCGGTCGACGTGGCCCAGCAGCGCCTCGACGGCGCCGGCCGCGGTGTCGGTGCCGGCGGGCAGCCAGCCGTCGCTGGCGTAGACGGTCACGTCGCCGTCGACGAAGACGGGGGTCGGCGTCGAGCCGCCGCCGTCGAGCATCTCGCGGGCCGCGGCCTTCGCGCTCTCGACGTCGGGCTGGTCGAAGGGGTTGATCCCGAGCAGCCGGCCGAGGGCTGCCGTCGCGTGCTCCCACAGCAGCAGCTGCGCCCCGAGGGGCGCCTCGAGGTGGGCCGCGAAGCCGGAGGCCGCGTCGGTCGCCACCTCGTCGGGGCCCCAGGTCACCAGCACCTCGTCGGGGCGGCTGGGGGCGAAGTCGGGCACCTGGGTGTTCTCGACGACGACCGGCAGCACGCCGGTGCCGTCCTTGCCGGTCGACTCGGCCACGAGCTGCTCCACCCAGTCGCCGAGTCCGGGGAAGGGGGAGCCGGCGTCGGCCAGCACCAGCTTGTCGGCGCCGGCCCGGTGGGCCGTCGCGAGCGCCGCGGCCAGCCCGAGCGCCGGGTTGTCGGGGGAGTCCGACTCGAGGAGGGGGCGCGCCGCGGCCGCCTCGTCGAGCAGCCGCCCGGTGTCGGCGCCGGCGAGCCCGCTGGGCACGAGCCCGAAGGCGGTGAGCGCGGAGTAGCGCCCGCCCACGTCGGGGTCGGCGCGGAAGACGCGGTAGCCCGCGGCCGTGGCCTCCTCGTCCAGGGGCGACCCGGGGTCGGTCACGACGACGATGCGGCCGGCCGGGTCGACGCCCGCGTCGCGGAAGGCCTTCTCGAAGGCGCGGCGCTGGCTGTCGGTCTCCACCGTGCCGCCCGACTTCGACGAGACGACGACGACCGTGTGCTGCAGCCGCTGCTCGAGCGCGTCGCGCACGAAGTCGGGGTCGCTCGAGTCGACGACCACGAGGCCCACGCCGTCGGCCGCGCAGACGACCTCCGGGGCGAGCGACGAGCCGCCCATGCCGCAGAGCACGACCCGGTCGACGCCCTGCAGCTGCAGCTGGGCCCGCAGCTCCTCGACCTCGGCGACCAGCGGGCGCGAGGCGGAGGGCAGCTGCACCCAGGACAGCCGCTTCGCGGCCTCCTCCTCGGCCTCCGGCCCCCACAGCGTGGGGTCCTGGCGCGCGGTCGCCGAGGCCACCTGCGCGTCGACGAGCTCGGCGAGCACCGCGTCGTACGCCGCGCGGTCGGGGACCGTGACGCTCAACCGGGGGGTGCCGGGCTCGTGCTCGGCGGCACCGGGGGCGGTCACGCGCCCGCCTCGCGGGCCTGCGCCAGCTGGCCCTCGACGGTCTCGACGAGCTCGGCCCACGAGGCGTCGAACTTGCTCACGCCCTCCTCCTCGAGCACCACGAGCACGTCGTCGAAGTCGACGCCGACGGCCGCCAGGCGGTCCATGACCTCCTGCGCCTCGGCGGCGCGGCCGGTGACGCGGTCGCCCTCGACCTCGCCGTGGTCGGCGAAGGCCGCC
Proteins encoded:
- the secG gene encoding preprotein translocase subunit SecG; its protein translation is MTLLFTVLLVITSALLILLVLLHKGRGGGLSDMFGGGVSSSLGGSSVAERNLDRLTVGIGLIWFACIVALGLLVAYDV
- a CDS encoding phosphoglycerate kinase, with the protein product MGDFGTLGDVAGRRVLVRSDLNVPLDGSTITDDGRIRASVPTLRALAEAGARVVVTAHLGRPKGAPDPAYSLAPVAERLGELLGRPVAFASDTVGESARATVGALGDGDVALLENVRFHPGETSKDDAERGAFADELAALADAFVSDGFGVVHRKQASVYDVAQRLPHAMGALVAAEVDVLQRLTERPERPYAVVLGGSKVSDKLGVIDHLLDRADTLLIGGGMVFTFLAAQGHEVGGSLLEEDQLDTCREYLQRAEDTGVRILLPVDVVVDTAFPSGDREPEPHVVPADRIPADSMGLDIGPQSGLAFAAALAGARTVFWNGPMGVFEVDAFAAGTRAVAEALTRVTAAGGLSVVGGGDSAAAVRTLGFADDAFGHISTGGGASLEYLEGATLPGLTVLED
- the pgl gene encoding 6-phosphogluconolactonase, which encodes MSHLPGADPGDASAHLRVLPDAETLATTVATDLLVRLAAAQGRGDLPHVVLTGGTIADAVHRELARLGPASAVDWSRVEVWWGDERFVEAASGERNERQAREAVLDHLPLDPARVHPVPAVDAVADVAAAAAAYAEELAARGPGSADGPDAFEVVMLGLGPDAHVASLFPGFAQVRVDDEGAVPVTDSPKPPPERVSMTAPTLARTRGAWFLVSGEGKAQAVADTLAADPTDPGAADVTPAVRLAGVPERRWYVDTEAASRLPAT
- a CDS encoding RNA polymerase-binding protein RbpA, whose protein sequence is MAGGGNAIRGSRVGAGPMGEAERGEAAPRQLVTYFCSHDHRSVVAFSTEAQVPESWDCPKCGLPASLDCDNPPPAPKIEPYKTHLAYVKERRSDAEAAEILDEALNLLRSRRKSGDIVF
- the gap gene encoding type I glyceraldehyde-3-phosphate dehydrogenase, whose amino-acid sequence is MTVRVGINGFGRIGRNFFRAVRASGADIEIVGVNDLTDNASLAHLLKFDSILGRLDADVSATEDSILVGDQTVRAFAERDPAALKWGDLGVDVVVESTGFFTDATKARAHVDGGGAKKVIISAPASNEDVTVVMGVNHESYDPAAHTVISNASCTTNCLAPMAKALHDEFGIVKGLMTTVHAYTADQNLQDNIHKDPRRARAAALNVVPTSTGAAKAIGLVLPELKGKLDGYALRVPVPTGSATDLTFEAGRETSVEEVNAAVQKAADGRILRYSTDPIVSSDIVTDPASCIFDAPLTKVIGNQVKVVGWYDNEWGYSNRLADLITYVGETL
- a CDS encoding glucose-6-phosphate isomerase, which encodes MTAPGAAEHEPGTPRLSVTVPDRAAYDAVLAELVDAQVASATARQDPTLWGPEAEEEAAKRLSWVQLPSASRPLVAEVEELRAQLQLQGVDRVVLCGMGGSSLAPEVVCAADGVGLVVVDSSDPDFVRDALEQRLQHTVVVVSSKSGGTVETDSQRRAFEKAFRDAGVDPAGRIVVVTDPGSPLDEEATAAGYRVFRADPDVGGRYSALTAFGLVPSGLAGADTGRLLDEAAAARPLLESDSPDNPALGLAAALATAHRAGADKLVLADAGSPFPGLGDWVEQLVAESTGKDGTGVLPVVVENTQVPDFAPSRPDEVLVTWGPDEVATDAASGFAAHLEAPLGAQLLLWEHATAALGRLLGINPFDQPDVESAKAAAREMLDGGGSTPTPVFVDGDVTVYASDGWLPAGTDTAAGAVEALLGHVDRERGYLAVQAYLHRLRDAALAVVRPALAERTGRPVTFGWGPRFLHSTGQYHKGGPATGVFLQVTGQPVADLAVPDRPFTFHEFLTAQAVGDGRVLAEHGRPVLRLHAESAAGLEAVRTLLGGV
- the tpiA gene encoding triose-phosphate isomerase, with amino-acid sequence MAGNWKMHLNHQEAVVLVQKLAWTLSDKRHDFAKVEVVVVPPFTDLRSVQTLVEGDRLAVRYGAQDVSAHDSGAWTGEVSAGMLAKLGCSYVVVGHSERRQHHHEDDALVNAKARQALGAGMTPIVCVGEGLEVRQAGEQVPFTLAQVDGSLAGLTAEQVAGLVVAYEPVWAIGTGEVATPDDAQEVCAAIRARVREVHGDAAAEGLRVLYGGSVKAANVAGIMEKPDVDGCLVGGASLQAEEFGGICRFYDMPVI